A region from the Halobacillus mangrovi genome encodes:
- the metX gene encoding homoserine O-acetyltransferase MetX encodes MSLKNPTSRTENLTTVSIGDFTFESGDRLADVELAYERYGPKDAPVILICHALTGNQHALGSEEEPGWWAGLIGKGAPIDTDHYQVITFNVLGGCHGSTGPASTHPQTRKQYRLNFPPVTIRDMVHSQKQALDQLGIHHVQAVTGGSLGGMQTFEWGILYPDFMDQLFILAATPYLSDYGIAFNHIGARAIKDDPAFNNGEYLSNDQLQGFEIARMAGMVTYRSRTLFQKRFDRKRRTSSSYDIQSYLDYQGDKIKGRFDANSYLYLLEAMNHHDIGRDRDGWQKAAEQYKADVFTISFEHDLLYPYDLMKHFSEKVKSGEHYHVDTDYGHDGFLVEFEEWGKWIKQKLNQKPIRN; translated from the coding sequence ATGTCATTGAAAAATCCCACCAGCCGCACTGAAAACTTAACAACTGTTTCCATTGGTGATTTCACTTTCGAGTCCGGAGATCGGTTGGCTGATGTGGAACTCGCTTACGAGCGCTATGGACCTAAAGATGCGCCCGTAATCCTCATCTGCCACGCGCTGACAGGAAATCAACACGCCCTTGGGTCAGAAGAAGAACCCGGCTGGTGGGCTGGGCTGATCGGTAAAGGAGCCCCCATCGATACAGACCATTACCAGGTCATTACATTTAATGTCCTTGGCGGTTGTCATGGGTCAACAGGACCAGCCAGCACCCATCCCCAAACAAGGAAACAATACCGTTTAAACTTTCCTCCTGTAACGATCCGCGACATGGTTCATTCCCAAAAGCAAGCATTGGACCAACTCGGAATTCATCACGTGCAGGCCGTAACTGGAGGTTCTCTCGGTGGCATGCAGACATTTGAATGGGGGATCCTCTATCCTGATTTTATGGATCAATTATTTATTCTCGCTGCCACCCCTTATCTTAGTGATTACGGTATCGCTTTTAATCACATAGGAGCACGGGCCATCAAAGATGATCCCGCATTCAATAATGGAGAGTATCTATCAAATGATCAGCTTCAAGGATTCGAAATTGCCCGAATGGCTGGAATGGTCACGTATAGGAGCCGCACTCTTTTCCAGAAAAGATTCGATCGTAAGAGACGTACTTCTTCCTCTTATGACATCCAGTCCTATCTTGATTATCAAGGAGACAAAATTAAGGGGCGCTTTGATGCAAATAGTTACCTCTATCTTCTAGAAGCCATGAACCATCATGATATCGGCCGTGACCGAGACGGATGGCAGAAAGCCGCTGAGCAATACAAAGCCGATGTATTTACTATAAGTTTCGAGCATGATCTCCTCTACCCGTACGATCTAATGAAGCACTTTAGTGAAAAAGTGAAATCAGGAGAGCACTACCATGTAGATACCGACTATGGCCATGACGGATTTTTGGTTGAATTTGAGGAGTGGGGGAAATGGATTAAACAGAAATTGAACCAAAAACCTATACGAAACTAA